A DNA window from Helianthus annuus cultivar XRQ/B chromosome 15, HanXRQr2.0-SUNRISE, whole genome shotgun sequence contains the following coding sequences:
- the LOC110914351 gene encoding uncharacterized protein LOC110914351, with protein sequence MDENNVTFLNNLDWRSKLFTIKIKVLRLWIRVNPKREGEIVGTEMVVMDEQGTRMQATVWSKFMKKHKILLNENESYYIYKSQLSVIKSNFKHFDKEHAISLNFDTSVKKCENFDGNLYGIRLASFESIKGGEVDVKYRVDFIGYVDEWSEPEMTKTKMGKDSKYMNLQLLDEEGIKLNCTLWDEYCDEMIGYIQSHKEEVHVVLLVLFGKTTLSNAFHITRLFINADIEEIRSFRTKFVEKICKTSSNGQKSIGSSGSISVADDFLVKHPFSNFRDITLLDKPCEVIVLGTIMGVDDKDDWYYLGCEECTRKVETTMVIEDAEDGAEEPKFKQVLVCSNQDCPKEVVAATPMIPIRVQDYAAIASLILFDREARKMLGIFGRENHSLSV encoded by the exons ATGGATGAAAATAATGTTACTTTCTTAAACAATCTTGATTGGAGATCCAAGTTGTTTACCATCAAAATCAAGGTGTTAAGACTTTGGATTCGTGTGAATCCAAAAAGAGAAGGAGAAATCGTTGGTACTGAAATGGTGGTCATGGATGAGCAG GGTACCAGGATGCAGGCAACTGTTTGGAGCAAGTTCAtgaaaaaacataaaattttgcttaaTGAAAACGAGTCTTATTACATTTATAAATCTCAACTTTCTGTCATTAAGTCAAATTTCAAACACTTTGATAAGGAACATGCTATTAGCTTAAACTTTGATACATCTGTTAAAAAGTGTGAGAACTTTGATGGAAATTTATATGGTATTCGGTTAGCCTCTTTTGAGTCCATTAAAGGCGGTGAAGTCGATGTCAAGTATCGAGTTG attttattGGATATGTAGATGAGTGGTCTGAACCAGAGATGACCAAAACGAAGATGGGAAAAGATagcaaatacatgaacttgcaATTGCTGGATGAAGA GGGTATCAAGTTAAACTGCACTTTATGGGATGAGTATTGCGATGAGATGATTGGTTATATTCAGAGTCATAAAGAAGAAGTTCATGTTGTTCTGCTTGTGCTGTTTG GGAAGACGACGCTATCTAATGCTTTCCATATAACAAGGCTGTTTATCAATGCTGACATAGAGGAGATTCGTTCATTTAGAACAAA GTTTGTTGAGAAGATATGTAAAACATCTTCTAATGGTCAGAAATCAATTGGTTCATCTGGAAGTATAAGCGTTGCAGATGACTTTTTAGTGAAGCATCCGTTTTCCAATTTTCGTGATATTACGCTCTTGGATAAG CCTTGTGAGGTCATAGTTCTTGGTACGATCATGGGTGTGGATGATAAAGATGATTGGTACTACCTTGGTTGTGAGGAGTGCACTCGGAAGGTTGAGACAACTATGGTCATTGAGGATGCTGAAGACGGTGCTGAAGAACcgaagtttaaacaagttttagTTTGCTCAAATCAAGATTGTCCTAAGGAGGTTGTGGCTGCGACGCCGAT GATTCCAATAAGAGTACAAGATTATGCAGCTATTGCCTCTTTGATTTTGTTCGACCGTGAAGCTAGAAAAATGTTGG GCATCTTTGGAAGAGAAAACCATTCCCTATCAGTTTAA
- the LOC110912667 gene encoding F-box/kelch-repeat protein At5g42360 encodes MISENLVGEASLHQELEVLSVSKRLVRSLSQKIKRKNHEDEPNGISLRCPALYTRGGGCKVGATTGDEFGEIGCRRRSASSIEDGKGYKPVCGPEDTNVDCFSHGLKERFRRRSIRKAPEVEGVHVFLPDDIVEMCLVRLPLTSLMKARLVCKKWRFLTTTPRFMQMRRNRLYQSPWLFLFGAVKSGFCSHEIHAFDVSSNKWHTISSEVIKGRFMFSVVSIQENVYIVGGCSSLTNFGKLDRSSVKTHKGVLVFSPLTNLWHKVASMKHARSKPVLGVCEVNSDSLTIKTQHTRQDRRLVRTRINGISDVYEDPHRLSVRRQLRYPFDEPEVTLRPKNENPSGKDSRRFLIIAVGGVGSWDEPLDSCEVYDSSSNKWTEVQRLPVDFGVVCSTTFCNGLFYAYSESDNLAAYDIERGYWFRIQTTTLPPRVHEYYPTIISCENRLFMVSVSWCEGDGQIGRRNKAVRKLWELDLVYLNWEELSTHPDAPMDWNTTFVGDKNMIFGVEMFKIFGQVLDFLTMFDVSGGSKNWVHVSRNQVAHELDASSCATKMMAVLRL; translated from the coding sequence ATGATATCCGAAAATTTAGTGGGTGAAGCATCACTTCATCAAGAACTCGAGGTTTTAAGTGTATCGAAACGCTTAGTTAGAAGCCTAAGCCAGAAGATAAAAAGAAAGAACCATGAAGATGAGCCAAACGGGATTTCGCTGAGGTGTCCAGCTCTATACACTCGTGGCGGCGGCTGCAAAGTTGGTGCAACCACCGGTGATGAGTTTGGTGAAATCGGTTGTCGAAGGCGTTCTGCAAGTTCCATCGAAGATGGAAAAGGGTATAAGCCCGTATGCGGGCCTGAGGATACGAATGTAGATTGCTTTTCACATGGGTTAAAAGAAAGGTTCCGGAGGAGAAGTATTCGGAAAGCTCCGGAAGTCGAAGGCGTACATGTGTTTTTACCGGATGATATTGTGGAGATGTGTTTGGTTCGACTCCCGTTGACTAGTCTTATGAAAGCCCGTTTAGTATGCAAAAAATGGAGGTTTTTGACCACAACGCCTCGGTTTATGCAAATGAGGCGTAACAGGCTCTATCAGAGCCCGTGGTTGTTTCTTTTCGGGGCGGTTAAATCTGGTTTTTGCTCACACGAAATACACGCGTTTGATGTTTCATCAAACAAATGGCATACAATCAGTTCAGAAGTTATTAAAGGCCGGTTCATGTTTTCAGTAGTTAGTATTCAGGAAAATGTCTACATTGTTGGGGGTTGTTCTAGTTTAACCAATTTCGGTAAACTGGACCGAAGTTCGGTTAAGACCCACAAAGGCGTTTTGGTGTTTAGCCCGTTAACAAACTTGTGGCATAAGGTTGCGTCCATGAAACACGCGAGGTCAAAACCAGTTCTTGGTGTATGTGAAGTCAACTCCGATAGTTTGACCATCAAAACTCAACATACTCGACAAGATCGACGTTTGGTCAGAACACGAATCAATGGAATATCCGACGTATATGAGGACCCACATAGGCTTTCGGTTAGGCGTCAACTAAGATACCCTTTCGATGAACCCGAGGTTACGTTGAGACCAAAAAACGAAAACCCAAGTGGGAAAGACTCTAGAAGGTTCTTAATTATCGCTGTAGGCGGTGTCGGATCGTGGGACGAACCGTTAGATTCTTGTGAAGTTTACGATTCTTCGTCCAATAAATGGACCGAAGTCCAAAGATTACCGGTTGATTTCGGGGTTGTGTGTTCGACCACCTTTTGTAACGGGTTGTTTTACGCGTACTCAGAAAGCGACAATCTTGCAGCGTATGACATCGAAAGGGGTTATTGGTTTAGAATCCAAACAACCACATTACCACCCCGTGTGCACGAGTACTACCCGACGATTATTTCGTGTGAGAATCGGTTGTTTATGGTGTCGGTTTCTTGGTGCGAAGGGGATGGCCAAATCGGGAGAAGAAACAAAGCGGTTAGAAAACTATGGGAGCTTGATCTTGTTTATCTTAACTGGGAAGAACTGTCCACACATCCAGATGCACCTATGGATTGGAACACAACATTTGTTGGtgacaaaaatatgatttttggggTTGAAATGTTCAAGATTTTTGGGCAGGTGTTGGATTTTTTGACAATGTTTGATGTTTCTGGTGGATCAAAGAATTGGGTTCATGTTTCAAGAAATCAAGTGGCTCATGAGTTGGATGCGAGTTCGTGTGCGACGAAAATGATGGCGGTTTTGCGTTTGTGA
- the LOC110914352 gene encoding uncharacterized protein LOC110914352: MAPYEMLYGRKCRTPVCWGEVGPRELAHQDIVRATNEKIDVARAHLKAAQDRQKAYAAKRRRPIEFQVGDKVMLKVSPWKGVIRFRKKGKLSPRFIGPFAIVERIGKVAYRLELPEELSGIHSTFHVSHLRKCLADETTCVHYDDIEVDDRLNYVVRPIAILDRKVKTLRNKEISQVRVKWEHKKGADTTWESEEEMQRLYPTYFGT, from the coding sequence ATGGCACCGTACGAGATGCTCTATGGTAGAAAATGTcgaaccccggtatgttggggCGAAGTGGGCCCACGTGAGCTTGCCCATCAAGATATAGTACGAGCCACAAACGAAAAGATTGATGTGGCACGAGCTCACTTGAAAGCGGCCCAAGACAGGCAAAAAGCGTATGCCGCCAAAAGAAGGAGGCCAATCGAATTTCAGGTTGGCGACAAAGTCATGCTCAAAGTGTCGCCATGGAAGGGGGTTATCCGGTTTAGAAAGAAAGGGAAGTTGAGCCCAAGATTTATCGGGCCATTTGCGATTGTTGAACGAATTGGAAAAGTAGCTTACCGTCTTGAGCTACCGGAAGAGTTAAGCGGGATTCATAGCACTTTTCATGTGTCACACCTCCGGAAATGCCTAGCCGATGAAACGACTTGTGTCCACTACGACGATATCGAGGTGGATGACAGATTGAACTATGTGGTAAGACctattgcgattttagatcgtaaggtGAAAACCTTAAGAAACAAAGAGATTAGCCAAGTGAGGGTCAAATGGGAACACAAGAAAGGGGCGGATACCACGTGGGAATCCGAAGAAGAGATGCAACGACTATACCCTACCTATTTCGGTACGTGa